In Edaphobacter paludis, a single window of DNA contains:
- the gyrB gene encoding DNA topoisomerase (ATP-hydrolyzing) subunit B produces MATTAIPTETDLLTQQADTAAEAPRKEGGGYSAENITVLEGLAAVRLRPAMYIGSTGEQGLHHLVYEVVDNSVDEALGGHATRIDVTIHVDNSITVVDDGRGIPVDDKVINGEKMPAVQVVLTMLHAGGKFDASNYKVSGGLHGVGVSCVNALSEEFDVEIWRDGFAWEQDYSKGAPISKLRKMGPSKRKGTKVHFLPDKSIFTVTEFSYDTLAQRLRELAFLNKGLEIHLTDERTTDTKTGESKHQEFKYVGGIAEFIKHLNKGKAVLHEKPIYMEAERDNVAMEIALQYNDAYSETVFTFANNINTVDGGTHLSGFKTALTRTINAAGQSLGLFKDVKENLSGDDVREGLVVVISVKLSQPQFEGQTKGKLNSDIAGTVQAFVNERLGGFLEQNPSVAKKIINKAIDAARAREAARKARDLTRRKGALDGGGLPGKLADCSERQPDRCELYLVEGESAGGTAKQGRDRKFQAILPLKGKILNVEKARYDKMLGHEEIRAMITALGCGIGKDDFDATKLRYGKLILMTDADVDGSHIRTLLLTFFFRHMTELIKRGHVYIAQPPLYRIKKGKFEQYIKDDREYVSVMVKRASDGMVIRYGDGGAKLEGSALTKYMTQLNDYLGFFDKVLKRLRNEEVTQAFAEIFAQEGKDSARRVDFESPAKLEAMRERLQAVAKTYQFKHVSDVVLDEEHRVYSVNFTDAQGAVRSIDWTLASTAESRQMLGKHAQIREELKGPFFIEYSTKTKAEAAVEEAEEAASEEGVAETASAPGTALEAKPGKRVSKASHDPVEKKTAREVFEYVIEQGRKEYQVQRYKGLGEMTAPQLWDTTMDPERRTLLQVKLEDIAACEEIFTTLMGEDVESRRKFIEENALDVKNLDI; encoded by the coding sequence ATGGCAACGACGGCTATCCCCACCGAGACCGACCTTTTGACACAGCAAGCAGATACAGCAGCCGAGGCGCCCAGGAAAGAGGGTGGCGGGTATTCTGCTGAAAACATTACGGTTCTGGAAGGATTGGCGGCGGTGCGTCTGCGCCCGGCCATGTATATCGGCTCGACCGGAGAGCAGGGGCTGCACCATCTTGTATATGAGGTAGTCGATAACTCCGTGGACGAGGCGCTCGGCGGCCATGCGACCCGGATTGACGTTACTATCCATGTCGATAACTCGATTACCGTGGTCGATGATGGGCGCGGTATTCCGGTGGACGATAAGGTCATCAACGGAGAGAAGATGCCTGCGGTGCAGGTGGTTTTAACCATGCTCCATGCAGGTGGCAAGTTCGATGCCTCCAACTATAAGGTTTCGGGTGGATTGCATGGCGTCGGCGTGAGCTGCGTGAACGCGCTCTCCGAAGAGTTCGACGTCGAGATCTGGCGCGACGGTTTCGCCTGGGAGCAGGACTATTCCAAGGGTGCGCCGATCAGCAAGCTGCGCAAGATGGGGCCGAGCAAGCGCAAGGGAACGAAGGTCCACTTTCTTCCGGACAAGAGCATCTTTACCGTCACCGAGTTCAGCTACGACACGCTGGCTCAACGGCTGCGTGAGCTTGCCTTCCTGAACAAAGGGCTGGAGATCCACCTGACGGATGAACGCACCACCGACACGAAGACGGGCGAGAGCAAGCACCAGGAGTTCAAATACGTCGGCGGCATCGCAGAGTTCATCAAGCATCTGAACAAGGGCAAGGCGGTACTCCACGAGAAGCCGATCTACATGGAGGCCGAGCGCGACAACGTCGCCATGGAGATCGCACTCCAGTACAACGACGCTTACTCCGAGACCGTATTCACGTTTGCGAACAACATCAACACGGTCGACGGCGGAACGCATCTTTCGGGCTTCAAGACGGCGCTGACCAGGACCATCAATGCGGCGGGGCAGTCGCTTGGGCTATTCAAGGACGTAAAGGAGAACCTGAGCGGCGATGACGTGCGCGAAGGTCTGGTCGTCGTCATCAGCGTGAAGCTGAGCCAGCCGCAGTTTGAAGGGCAGACGAAGGGCAAGCTGAACTCCGACATCGCCGGAACGGTGCAGGCGTTCGTGAACGAGCGGCTGGGCGGTTTTCTGGAGCAGAACCCGTCGGTGGCCAAGAAGATCATCAATAAGGCGATTGACGCCGCGCGTGCCCGTGAGGCTGCGCGCAAGGCTCGTGACCTGACTCGGCGCAAGGGCGCTTTGGATGGCGGCGGCCTGCCGGGCAAGCTGGCCGACTGCTCGGAGCGACAGCCGGATCGTTGCGAACTCTACCTCGTCGAGGGAGAGAGCGCCGGTGGCACGGCCAAACAAGGCCGCGACCGCAAGTTTCAGGCGATTCTTCCGCTGAAGGGTAAGATTCTGAACGTCGAGAAGGCACGCTACGACAAGATGCTGGGGCATGAAGAAATTCGCGCCATGATTACGGCGCTTGGCTGCGGCATTGGCAAGGACGACTTCGACGCGACCAAACTGCGCTACGGCAAGCTGATTCTGATGACCGACGCCGACGTCGACGGATCGCACATTCGTACGCTGCTGCTGACCTTCTTCTTCCGGCATATGACGGAGTTGATCAAGCGCGGTCATGTCTATATCGCGCAGCCACCGCTCTATCGCATCAAGAAGGGCAAGTTTGAGCAGTACATCAAGGACGATCGCGAGTATGTGAGCGTCATGGTGAAGCGCGCCTCCGATGGCATGGTGATTCGCTATGGCGATGGCGGCGCGAAGCTCGAAGGCTCGGCACTGACGAAGTACATGACCCAGTTGAACGACTATCTCGGCTTCTTCGACAAGGTGCTGAAGCGGTTGCGCAATGAGGAAGTGACGCAGGCGTTTGCCGAGATCTTCGCGCAGGAAGGCAAGGATTCGGCGCGGCGTGTGGACTTCGAGTCGCCAGCGAAGCTGGAGGCCATGCGCGAACGGCTGCAAGCTGTGGCGAAGACCTATCAGTTCAAGCACGTGAGCGATGTGGTGCTCGACGAAGAGCATCGGGTGTATTCGGTGAACTTCACCGACGCGCAGGGCGCAGTGCGATCGATCGACTGGACGCTGGCTTCAACCGCGGAGAGTCGCCAGATGCTCGGCAAACATGCTCAGATTCGCGAGGAGTTGAAGGGACCGTTCTTCATCGAATACTCGACGAAGACCAAGGCGGAGGCCGCTGTCGAAGAGGCTGAAGAAGCAGCGTCGGAAGAGGGAGTAGCGGAGACTGCATCAGCACCTGGCACGGCGCTCGAGGCCAAGCCGGGCAAGCGGGTGAGCAAGGCTTCGCATGATCCGGTTGAGAAGAAGACGGCGCGCGAGGTGTTTGAATACGTTATCGAGCAAGGCCGGAAAGAGTATCAGGTCCAACGGTATAAGGGACTGGGCGAGATGACGGCTCCGCAGCTTTGGGACACGACGATGGACCCGGAACGGCGCACGCTGCTTCAAGTCAAACTCGAGGATATTGCTGCCTGCGAGGAGATCTTCACCACGCTGATGGGCGAAGATGTCGAGAGCCGGCGCAAGTTCATTGAAGAAAATGCGCTGGATGTAAAGAACCTGGATATCTAA
- a CDS encoding response regulator: MIRPCFLVIDREFPGSISTRKLVIETAKFNVLTAYSGAEALETFKRFPAVHGVVLDSGLEDISCAEVTKAIKQLQPDLPVIVIIGPSSPQCPGADHLLESFDPAKLLEVLRSLTPQAQEEIEKRNEDLSKQHLQ, translated from the coding sequence ATGATCAGACCCTGTTTTCTCGTCATTGATCGAGAGTTTCCAGGAAGCATCTCTACCCGCAAGCTCGTAATCGAGACAGCCAAGTTCAATGTATTGACGGCCTACAGCGGTGCGGAAGCGTTGGAAACTTTCAAAAGGTTTCCGGCCGTCCACGGCGTGGTGCTCGATAGCGGGCTCGAAGACATCAGTTGTGCGGAGGTCACAAAGGCGATTAAGCAGCTTCAGCCGGACCTCCCTGTGATTGTCATTATCGGACCGTCTTCTCCTCAGTGCCCCGGGGCAGATCATCTATTGGAGTCATTCGATCCGGCGAAGCTGCTGGAGGTTCTCCGCAGCCTGACGCCTCAGGCTCAGGAAGAAATTGAAAAGCGGAACGAGGATCTCAGCAAGCAACATCTGCAGTAA
- a CDS encoding efflux RND transporter permease subunit, whose amino-acid sequence MWIVKLALNRPYTFIVLAILILIAAPVVILRTPTDIFPNIDIPVVSVAWSYTGLNPEELEGRVTTPFEKAVTALVDNVQHIESTTVRGWVVVKIYLQPGASVDTANAQVSAVSEFELKSLPPGILPPEIINFSASSVPILQLGLSGRGLSEQQLNDLGLNFVRPQLITIPGAIVPNVYGGKQRSVMIDLNPKLLQAKGLSPIDVLNAMSQQNVVQPGGTAKIGRDEYDIVLNSSPLTIEGISNLPVRQVNGSTVYIRDVATVNDGSIPQTNIVRQDGHRGVLLSVLKSGKASTLSVVGGIRDLLPRLKTTLPPELNIRPIGDQSLFVRASIQGVIREAIIAAVLTGLMILLFLGSWRSTVIIAVSIPLSILTSIIVLSFLGETINIMTLGGLALAVGILVDDATVTIENIERYLEEGQGLHEAILNGASQIAVPALVSTLCICIVFLPMFFLSGVSRFLFVPLAEAVVFAMLASYVLSRTLVPTMAMYLLKAHAHVAVPSRNIFSRFQRGFERGFEGIRSTYQDVLGRLVEARLLFVPLFLVLCLCAFILLPFLGQNFFPSTDNGSFILHVRAKSGTRIEETARLCDLVEQSIRRTVPSSELDNILDNIGLPYSPMNFQHATSGLIGSGDADILVSLKEKHHPTDDYVRSLRDKLSGEFPGTIFYFLPSDIVTQILNFGLPSPIDVQVEGADITGNRKVANELLRQFRQVPGLVDLRIQQPDDYPTLRINVDRTKASQGGYTERDVGGSIVNILSGSSQLSPMFFLNAKNGVNYSIVAQTPEYDIQSLSDLRNIPISSAGMKTPEILADVASIQRGTEMAVVNHYNLRRVLDIYGNVQDRDLGSIARQIDKIVASSEKSLPRGSFLRVRGQIETMRTSYIGLLSGLGFAIVLVYLLIVVNFQSWLDPFIIITALPAALAGIVLFLFITHTTLSVPALMGAIMCMGVATANSILVVSFAKERLEYHGEAITAALEAGATRFRPVIMTALAMIIGMIPMALGLGEGGEQNAPLGRAVIGGLTCATVATLIFVPAVFALLHGRHKRNPEPVPGQEFQELV is encoded by the coding sequence ATGTGGATCGTAAAATTAGCCCTTAATCGGCCCTACACCTTCATCGTGCTGGCGATCCTCATCCTTATCGCGGCCCCGGTAGTCATTCTGCGTACGCCCACAGACATCTTTCCCAACATTGATATTCCGGTCGTCTCCGTGGCATGGAGCTACACCGGCCTCAACCCCGAGGAACTCGAAGGCCGCGTGACCACGCCGTTTGAGAAGGCCGTCACTGCTCTGGTCGACAACGTTCAACACATTGAATCCACCACCGTCCGCGGCTGGGTCGTTGTTAAAATCTATCTCCAGCCTGGCGCCAGTGTCGACACCGCCAACGCCCAGGTAAGCGCCGTCTCGGAATTCGAGCTCAAGTCGCTGCCTCCTGGCATCCTGCCACCTGAAATCATCAACTTCAGCGCCTCCAGCGTGCCCATCCTCCAGCTTGGCCTCTCCGGCAGAGGACTGTCGGAGCAGCAGCTAAACGATCTAGGCCTCAACTTTGTCCGCCCCCAGCTCATCACGATTCCCGGCGCCATCGTGCCGAACGTCTATGGAGGCAAACAACGCTCCGTCATGATCGACCTCAACCCCAAGCTTCTACAAGCCAAGGGGTTGTCGCCTATCGACGTGCTTAATGCCATGTCCCAGCAGAATGTCGTCCAGCCGGGCGGGACGGCAAAGATCGGCAGGGACGAATACGACATTGTGCTCAACTCATCGCCGCTAACCATCGAAGGGATCAGCAATCTGCCCGTCCGCCAGGTGAACGGGTCAACCGTCTACATCCGCGATGTGGCTACCGTGAACGACGGCAGCATTCCGCAGACTAATATCGTCCGTCAGGACGGCCACCGCGGCGTTCTGCTTAGCGTCCTCAAATCGGGCAAGGCCTCGACCCTCAGCGTGGTCGGCGGAATCCGCGACCTGCTGCCACGTCTCAAAACAACGTTGCCGCCGGAGCTCAACATCCGGCCTATTGGCGACCAGTCGCTCTTCGTCCGTGCCTCCATCCAGGGGGTCATCCGCGAAGCCATCATCGCCGCCGTGCTGACCGGGCTGATGATTCTGCTCTTCCTCGGCAGTTGGCGGAGCACCGTCATCATCGCCGTTTCCATCCCGCTGTCGATCCTCACCTCGATCATCGTTCTCAGCTTCCTCGGCGAGACAATCAATATCATGACGCTCGGCGGTCTCGCCCTCGCCGTCGGTATCCTCGTCGACGACGCCACCGTCACCATCGAAAATATCGAGCGCTATCTCGAAGAAGGGCAGGGCCTCCACGAGGCCATCCTCAACGGCGCCTCTCAGATCGCCGTTCCCGCTCTCGTCTCCACGCTCTGCATCTGCATCGTCTTCCTGCCGATGTTCTTCCTGAGCGGCGTCTCCCGCTTCCTCTTCGTCCCACTTGCCGAAGCCGTCGTCTTCGCCATGCTCGCCTCCTATGTCCTGTCGCGGACCCTGGTGCCCACCATGGCGATGTACCTGCTCAAAGCACATGCCCACGTCGCCGTTCCCTCACGCAATATCTTCTCTCGTTTCCAGCGTGGCTTCGAGCGCGGCTTTGAAGGCATCCGCAGCACCTATCAGGATGTCCTTGGACGCCTCGTTGAGGCTCGACTACTCTTCGTTCCGTTGTTTCTCGTCCTTTGTCTCTGCGCATTCATTCTTCTGCCGTTCCTTGGGCAGAACTTCTTCCCCAGCACCGATAACGGTTCCTTCATCCTGCATGTCCGCGCTAAGAGCGGAACCCGCATCGAAGAGACAGCGCGACTTTGCGATCTGGTCGAACAGTCGATCCGCAGGACAGTCCCCTCGTCGGAGCTGGACAATATCCTCGATAACATCGGCCTTCCCTACAGCCCGATGAACTTCCAGCACGCCACCTCCGGGCTCATCGGCTCAGGGGATGCCGACATCCTCGTCTCGCTCAAAGAGAAACACCATCCGACAGACGACTACGTCCGCTCGCTGAGGGACAAGCTCTCCGGCGAATTTCCCGGCACCATCTTCTACTTCCTGCCATCGGACATCGTTACGCAGATCCTCAACTTCGGTCTGCCGTCCCCCATCGACGTGCAGGTGGAAGGTGCCGACATCACCGGCAACCGCAAAGTCGCCAACGAACTTCTGCGCCAGTTCCGCCAGGTCCCGGGTCTCGTCGATCTGCGCATCCAGCAGCCCGACGACTACCCCACCCTCAGGATCAACGTCGACCGCACCAAGGCCTCGCAGGGCGGCTACACCGAGCGCGATGTCGGCGGCAGTATCGTCAACATCCTCAGCGGAAGCTCGCAGCTTAGCCCTATGTTCTTCCTGAATGCGAAGAACGGAGTCAACTACAGCATCGTCGCCCAGACCCCGGAGTACGACATTCAGTCGCTCAGCGATCTGCGCAACATCCCCATCTCCTCAGCTGGCATGAAGACGCCCGAGATCCTCGCCGACGTCGCCAGCATCCAGCGCGGGACCGAGATGGCTGTGGTGAATCACTACAATCTTCGCCGTGTGCTGGACATCTACGGCAACGTGCAGGACCGTGACCTCGGCTCCATCGCCCGCCAGATCGACAAGATCGTCGCCTCTAGCGAGAAGTCGCTGCCCCGCGGCAGCTTCCTTCGAGTGCGCGGCCAGATCGAAACCATGCGAACCTCCTACATCGGCCTGCTCTCCGGCCTCGGTTTCGCCATCGTTCTGGTCTACCTGCTGATCGTCGTCAACTTTCAGTCCTGGCTCGATCCCTTCATCATCATCACTGCCCTGCCTGCGGCCCTCGCCGGAATCGTCCTCTTCCTCTTCATCACGCATACGACGCTTAGCGTTCCCGCATTGATGGGTGCGATCATGTGCATGGGCGTGGCCACAGCCAACAGCATCCTCGTCGTCTCCTTCGCAAAGGAGCGGCTCGAATACCACGGAGAGGCAATCACCGCCGCGCTCGAAGCTGGAGCCACCCGCTTCCGCCCCGTCATTATGACCGCGCTCGCCATGATCATCGGCATGATTCCCATGGCCCTCGGTCTCGGCGAAGGCGGCGAGCAGAACGCGCCTCTGGGCCGTGCCGTCATCGGTGGCCTCACTTGCGCCACCGTCGCCACGCTGATCTTCGTCCCCGCAGTCTTCGCACTCCTTCATGGCCGACACAAACGCAACCCGGAGCCAGTACCCGGACAGGAATTTCAGGAGCTGGTATGA
- a CDS encoding efflux RND transporter periplasmic adaptor subunit: MSTEINTETTAPSHYRPTTPNPTPEKRGFSAGVWITLAIVAIALVVVIIFGIVSRSSAEHNLEKRTQASAIPTVNIIHPSAAPLSPEISLPGNTQAYMDTPIYARTSGYLKHWYFDIGAHVRKGQLMAVIETPELDQQLQVAEADLKSTQANLDLANTTAARYINLLKTNSVSKQETDQATGDEAAKKAAVDAAMANVRRLQQLQSFEKVYAPFDGIVTVRNTDVGALIDAGSSSTPKELFHLAAIDKIRVYVPVPEAYAGDIKNGGKATLTLDQYPGQKFEGTITRNSNMIDAASRTLNVEVDVDNPKGLLLPGAYVFVHFKVPERIANLTIPSNTLLFRSEGLRVGVVRDGKVDLVPITITHDAGQVVEVAASDLKPTDEVILDPSDSLIDGQQVHVSQQKQAGE; the protein is encoded by the coding sequence ATGAGTACCGAAATAAATACCGAAACGACCGCCCCATCACACTATCGGCCGACAACGCCCAACCCCACGCCTGAAAAGCGAGGCTTCTCCGCCGGCGTATGGATCACTCTGGCCATCGTCGCCATTGCCCTTGTGGTCGTGATCATTTTCGGCATCGTCTCCCGCTCTTCCGCCGAACACAATCTCGAGAAGCGCACCCAGGCCTCGGCCATCCCGACGGTCAACATCATCCACCCCTCCGCCGCGCCCCTTTCGCCCGAGATCTCCCTTCCGGGAAACACTCAGGCCTACATGGACACTCCCATTTACGCCCGAACCAGCGGCTACCTCAAGCACTGGTACTTCGATATCGGAGCCCATGTTCGCAAAGGTCAGTTGATGGCCGTCATCGAGACCCCTGAACTCGACCAGCAGCTACAGGTCGCCGAGGCCGACCTCAAGAGCACGCAAGCCAACCTCGATCTCGCCAATACCACCGCTGCCCGCTATATCAATCTGCTCAAGACCAACTCCGTCTCCAAACAGGAGACCGACCAGGCGACCGGCGATGAGGCCGCAAAAAAGGCTGCCGTCGACGCCGCTATGGCCAACGTCCGCCGGCTCCAGCAGTTGCAGTCGTTTGAGAAGGTCTACGCCCCCTTCGATGGCATCGTCACCGTCCGCAACACCGATGTCGGCGCTCTGATTGACGCCGGGTCAAGCTCCACGCCTAAAGAGCTCTTCCACCTCGCGGCCATCGACAAGATTCGCGTCTACGTTCCCGTGCCCGAGGCCTATGCGGGTGACATCAAGAATGGTGGTAAGGCTACACTCACGCTCGACCAGTATCCGGGCCAGAAATTTGAAGGAACCATCACTCGCAACTCCAACATGATCGACGCCGCCTCCCGCACCCTTAATGTCGAGGTCGACGTCGACAATCCCAAAGGCCTGCTCCTTCCCGGCGCCTACGTCTTCGTCCACTTCAAAGTGCCAGAACGCATCGCCAACCTCACCATCCCCTCAAACACGCTCCTCTTCCGCAGCGAGGGCCTGCGCGTCGGTGTCGTCCGCGACGGTAAGGTCGATCTCGTGCCGATCACGATCACGCACGACGCGGGTCAGGTCGTCGAAGTCGCCGCCTCCGACCTCAAGCCAACCGACGAGGTCATTCTCGATCCCTCCGACTCCCTCATCGACGGCCAGCAGGTCCACGTCAGTCAGCAGAAACAGGCGGGTGAATAA